The Argentina anserina chromosome 3, drPotAnse1.1, whole genome shotgun sequence genome includes a region encoding these proteins:
- the LOC126788204 gene encoding uncharacterized protein LOC126788204 has product MMGSKGRKKQMWSPQPLTPLMEGPDPEIQEEGGKKESSWEAIREWFRAQKGGLPQGSNLSTSAYGSNGGTIPAKRQDLRLLLGVLGCPLAPIPQAGDPVDHPMPHIKDIPFETSTAHYIIQQYLAASGCSKQQKCNKNMYASGMVKMVCCETEVSAGRNVKTLGTRSGESGCFVLWQMLPGMWSLELVVGGNKVVAGSDGKTVWRHTPWLGTHAAKGPQRPLRRIIQGLDPKSTASLFSKAQCLGEKRIGDDDCFVLKVSADREAVMERSEGPAEVIRHALYGYFCQKSGLLIYLEDSHLTRVETPENETVYWETTIGSSIADYRDVDGVMIAHQGRSIATVFRCGELSMEYTRTRMEEVWNIDDVVFNVPGLSMDYFIAPADIYDSSSAVQSP; this is encoded by the exons ATGATGGGTTCGAAGGGGAGGAAGAAGCAGATGTGGTCTCCGCAGCCATTGACGCCACTCATGGAAGGTCCGGACCCAGAGATTCAAGAAGAAGGAGGTAAGAAGGAGAGCTCCTGGGAAGCCATACGTGAATGGTTCAGAGCACAAAAGGGTGGTCTTCCTCAAGGAAGTAACTTATCAACTTCAGCTTATGGAAGTAATGGTGGTACTATTCCGGCAAAGAGACAAGATTTGAGGCTCTTGCTTGGGGTTCTGGGATGTCCTCTAGCACCAATTCCTCAAGCTGGTGATCCTGTTGATCATCCCATGCCACACATCAAAGACATTCCATTT GAAACATCGACTGCGCACTACATTATACAACAGTATCTGGCAGCAAGCGGTTGCTCGAAGCAGCAGAAGTGCAACAAGAACATGTACGCGAGTGGGATGGTGAAGATGGTTTGCTGCGAGACTGAAGTGTCCGCAGGTAGAAATGTGAAGACTTTAGGAACACGAAGTGGGGAAAGTGGGTGCTTTGTTCTTTGGCAAATGTTGCCCGGAATGTGGTCTCTGGAGTTGGTAGTCGGCGGCAACAAGGTGGTGGCCGGAAGTGATGGAAAGACTGTTTGGAGGCACACCCCTTGGCTCGGTACTCATGCTGCCAAAGGCCCTCAACGCCCATTACGCCGTATCATCCAG GGTTTAGACCCAAAGAGCACAGCAAGCTTGTTTTCCAAGGCACAATGCTTGGGGGAGAAGAGGATCGGCGACGATGATTGCTTTGTGCTAAAAGTCTCAGCAGATCGCGAGGCTGTGATGGAACGAAGCGAAGGCCCTGCAGAGGTAATTAGGCATGCATTGTACGGCTACTTTTGCCAGAAGAGTGGACTCCTCATCTACTTAGAGGACTCGCACCTTACTAGGGTCGAAACCCCAGAAAACGAAACGGTGTATTGGGAGACCACTATAGGAAGCAGCATTGCGGATTACAGAGATGTGGATGGTGTGATGATCGCTCATCAAGGCCGTTCCATCGCCACCGTTTTCCGGTGTGGGGAGCTTTCGATGGAGTACACCAGGACTAGAATGGAAGAGGTTTGGAACATTGATGATGTTGTGTTCAATGTGCCGGGGCTTTCCATGGACTATTTCATTGCTCCTGCTGATATATATGATAGTAGTAGTGCTGTACAATCACCTTGA